The region CAGGCTGCCCAGGAAAACCAAAGCAACTTCCCGCGGGTCGTAAACGAAGAACGCGCTCGACGCCCACGGCCCCTGCGCATCCTGGACGGACAGGGTCAACACGTGGTGGTCGGCAAGCAAGGCAAGTATGGCGGAGGGGACGGGCTGCATGGGCGCCATCATAGGCCAGCTTCGCGCCGCAGTCGTGCCTCGGTCAGCGCATCCACCTGGCCCCCGAAATACTTGCGCAGGCACTCCTGGAACGCCTGCTCACCGGGATCGGCGTAAGAGAACAGCGTCATGCAGGAGCGGAACTTCATATCGTCGGGTGAGCCGAATATCGCGTGGATGCCGCTGCCCTGCACGGCGGCCACCAGGGTCGCGCATTCGCGCAGCCTGGCGCCCAGCACGGGATGCGCCAGATAGGCGCGCGCCTCGTCCAGGCCAGTGATGCCATAGGCCTGCGCCATGGCGCTGTGGCCCAGCCCGCGCAACTGGGGAAAGACGTACCACATCCAATGACTGCGCTTCCTGCCATCGCGCAGCTCCTCCAATACCTGGTCGATGACCGGCGCCTGGGCGTCGACGAAGCGTTGCAGATTGTGCGTATCGCTCATGGCATGCCTCCTGCATGACGACGATGACCCTCCAGCGTCGCGGGAAGCCGGCGATCTGTCAATCCGCCGCCCGGGCGGGCACCGTGGCGTTCAACGCCGTTTCGGCTCCGCCCGCTTGCCGCCAAGACGCTCTATGACCTCGCGCGCCACCACGTGCAGGGGCTGGCCGGTGTTCATCGCCGCCTTCTGAAGCTGGTCGTGGGCATCCTTTTCCGTGACGCCAAGGGTGGCGACCAGCACCCACTTGGCGCGTTCGACATACTTGCGCTCTTCCAAAGCCTTGCGGGCCTGCGCCAGCTGGTGTTCGGAATCGGCCAGCCGCGCGGTCTGGCGCGCCAGCATGTCCAGCACCGACGCCTGCAGGCCGGTGCCCAGATTGTCCTCGGGCGGCGCATTCAACGGCCGCGCCTGCACGCTGAAGACGCGGCCCGAGCCGTCGCCGGTCTCCGCGGTGGAAAGCTGATCCAGCAGCACGCGATGGTCAGCCAGCTCTTCGCGGGTGGAGGAGATGCGCGCCTGGCACAGCCGCGCCAGCGCTTCGATCAGTTCGCGCTCGACCAGGTGCATGGCGTCGATGCGCGCGGTGGCGGCGGCGAACCACGCCGCGCTCAACTGGCGGTCGACCTGCTGCTCGACGCTGGTGCGCGCGGCGATCGTGCGCAGGCGCGCCAGGGTTTCCGTCAGCTCACGCACGCTTTGCCAGGCCGGGGCATCGGCCTGGCCATTGTCCGCGCCGCCATGGGCCCGGAACGCATCGAAGCAACGCTCCTGCGCCTGCACCAGGGTCTGCATCTGCGCCTTGCGCTCTTCGGTGAAATAGCCGTTCAGGAAACCCACTACGCCACAGGCGCGTTCCTGTCCGCACAGTTCCTTGCCCTGGATGAAATTGAGCAGCGCCACCAGCGCGCGCGTGACATCGGCATCGATGGCGGAGTCCGCCAGTTCGAATACGATGGCCAGCAAGGCGCCGATCAGGCCGATATAGCGCCCCGTGGCGGTTTCGGCGGCGATCGCGCGCCGTTGCACCTGCTCGCGCAGGGTTTCCAGCTGCTCCAGCTGTTGCAAGGCATGGGCGATGGACGACAGCAGGCGCACGCTGGCGTGCTCGGCCGGGCCTGCCGGATCGACCAGCAGGTCCCAGGCCTCGCGCACGTGCTTTTCGATGGCGCTGCTGTCGCGGGTCTGCGCCGTGACCTCCGCGAGCAAAGTGTCGCCGACATCACAGAGCAGGGCATTCGACAAGCCGCGTTCTTTTTGCAGGCTGTGCACCAGCTGGCTGATCAGGTCGACCAGCCGCGAGAGGTCCGTCAATGCCTCCAGCCGGCCCAATTCCCGCTGGCGGGCCGCCATCAGAAAGCGCAACGGTGGCGCGAGTTTTTTCTTTTGCATGAAACCGATCCCCAATACCTCGTCATGCTAACGCAGGCCGGGGCATTCGGGGCGGTTCGGCTCAGCCGATGAGAATGTCGACGTCGTCGCCCTCCAGTCTTGCTGGCCACACGCGCAGGACCTGCCCGGCGTCTTCCACGCAATGCCCATCGCGCAAGCGGAAGTGCTGCTTGTACATGGGCGACGCCACGACCAGCTCTCCGCCCAGGTGACCGACGATGCCACGGCCGATGACATTCGCGCCGGACTGGGGGTCCTTGTTGGCCAGGGCGTAGACCGCGGCTCCGGCAGGGGCAGCGTCCGGGATATAAAACAGGGCAATCTGCTCGCCGTCGACCAGCGCGACGACGCCCGAGCCGGCTACCAAATCGGCGCGCTTGCAGACCCGGCGCCAGCCGGCGGCGGCAGAAACAGGCAGGGCGCTCACGATACGGACTCCTCGATCAAGGGAATGACTTTCTTGCCGCCGGTGCCGGCCGCCGCATCCGGCTCCGCGGTGGCCGCGGCAGGCAGCAGCATGTCGGCCGGCCGCTTCTGGCCGCGTTCATCGACAAAGACGATGTCCGGATCGCCCCCTTTTTGATTGACGAAGGTGCGGAAGCGCTTGAGTTTCTCAGGGTCGGACAGGGCGTTGGCCCACTCGCATTCGTAGTTGTCGACAACGACCTGCATCTGCGCTTCCAGTTCGGCGCCCAGGCCCAGGCTGTCTTCCAGGATCACTTCTTTCAGGTAATCCAGGCCGCCCTCAAGCGATTCGCGCCACACCGACGTTCTTTGCAGCTTGTCGGCGGTGCGGATGTAGAACATGAGCAGGCGGTCGATGGTGCTGAGCAGACCGGCGTCGTCGAGGTCGGTGGCGAACAGCTCCGCGTGGCGCGGCCGCATGCCGCCGTTGCCGCACACATACAGATTCCAGCCGCGTTCCGTGGCGATGACCCCGATGTCCTTGCTCTGCGCTTCGGCGCATTCGCGGGTGCAGCCGGACACGGCGAACTTCAGCTTGTGAGGCGCGCGCAGGCCCTTGTAGCGATTCTCCAGGGTCAGGGCCATCTTGACGCTGTCCTGCACGCCATAGCGGCACCAGGTGCTGCCGACGCAGGATTTCACGGTGCGGGTGGACTTGCCGTAGGCGTGGCCGGTTTCGAAGCCGGCCTCGATCAGTTCGCTCCAGATGTCGGGCAGCTCATGCAATTGCGCGCCGAAGAAGTCGATGCGCTGGCCGCCGGTGATCTTGGTGTAGAGGCCGTATTTCTGGCCTATCCGGCCCAGGGCCACCAGCTTGTCGGGCGTGATCTCGCCTCCGGCGATGCGCGGCACTACGGAGTAAGTGCCGTTCTTCTGCATGTTCGCCATGAACATGTCGTTGGTGTCTTGCAGGACCACGCGTTTGGGATCCTGGATCGCCTTGTTCCAGCACGACGCCAGAATGGACGCCACCACGGGTTTGCAGATGTCGCAGCCTATGCTGCCGCGCCCATGCCGGTGCAGCAGTTCATCGAAGGAATCGATGGCGCCGACGCGGACCAGGCTGTAGAGCTCCTGGCGGGTGTAGGCGAAGTGTTCGCACAAGCTCTTGTCGACCTTGACGCCACGGCGGGTCAGCTCGTGCTCGAAGACCTGCTTGAGCAGGGCGGTGCAACCGCCACAACCCGTCGACGCCTTGGTGCAGGACTTGACGTCGCCCAAGGTGGCGCAGCCGGCGTCGATGGCGCCGCACACCGCGCCCTTGCTGACGTTGTGGCAGGAGCAGATGGTGGCGCTGTCCGGGAGGGCATCTGCGCCAAGAAGGGGCGCGCCGCCGGTGCTGGGCAGGATCAGGCTGGCCGGTTCGGCCGGCGCGGCCATGCTGTTGACCGTGTATTGCAGCAGCGTGTCGTAGTAGCTGTTGTCGCCGACCAGGATGGCGCCCAGGATGCGTTTGCCGTCCTCGGACACCACCACGCGCCGATAGCTGGCGCCCGCTTCGTCAACGTAGCGATAGCTGCGCGCGCCCGGCGTGACGCCATGCGCGTCGCCGATGGAACCCACGTCCACGCCCAGCAGCTTTAATTTTGTCGACATGTCGGCGCCCTGGAAGCGCACGCTGCCGTCGCCGCACAGCTGCGAGGCCGCCGCGCGCGCCATCTGGTAACCCGGCGCCACCAGGCCGAAGACCTGGCCTTCCCAGACGGCGCACTCGCCGATGGCGTAGATGTCGGGGTCGCTGCTGCGGCAGGACCCATCGATGGCCACGCCGCCGCGCGCGCCCATGGCCAGGCCGCTCAGCTTGGGCAATTCATCACGCGGCCGGATGCCGGCGGAGAACACCACCAGGTCCGTTTCCAGCGCTTCGCCGCCGACGAAGTTCATGCGATGGCGATAGCGCTGCCCGGCCTTGATCGACTCGGTGGCACAGGACAGGTGCACATGCACGCCCAGGGCTTCGATGCGGGCGCGCAGCGCGGCGCTGCCTTCCGCATCGAGCTGTGCGGGCATCAGCCGTGGGGCAAACTCGACCACGTGTGCCTCCAGTCCCAGCTGGCGCAGCGCGTTGGCGGCTTCCAGGCCCAGCAGGCCGCCGCCCACCACCACGCCACGGCGCGCGCCCGCCGCGGCGGCGCGAATCTCGTCCAGGTCCGCCAGGGTGCGATAGACCAGGCGCGAGGTATCCGCCGCGCCGTCGACCGGCGGGACGAAGGGATAGGAGCCCGTGGCCAGGATCAGCTTGTCATAGCGGCGGGGGCCGGCGCTGGTGACCAGCGTATGTGCCGCGCGATCCAGTGCCGTAACCTTCACGCCAAGGTGCAGGGCCAGGCCCTCGTGTTGATAATCGGCCTCGCTGCCCAGGCGCAGTGACGCGGCATCGCGGCCGGCGAAGTATTCGGACAGGTGCACGCGATCGTAGGCGGGCAGGGACTCTTCGCCGTAGATGTCGATGCGGTATCGCGCCAGCGCGCCATTGGCCACCAATTGCTCGATGCAGTGGTGCGCCACCATGCCGTGGCCGACGATGGCCAGGATGGGACGGTCTGGGTCAGTAGATGGTGCTGTCATGAATCGCTCGCCTTTCTGATGTTGCCCAAGCCGCAAACACAAAACAAAAAGGCACCTCGAACCACGTGGGTCCAAGGCGCCTTTGCCTGTCTTGCTTGTCGTTGCGGATAGCCGGCACGAGCCGGCATGTGTTTGGATAAAAGCAATGTCCATGCCAATTGCCGGGCATGGGGGCCGGCGCAAGGGCGTTTCCCTGGGGAAATGGACGTGGCAAGCCGCACGCACGGCGGCAAGGAAGCCCCCCTCGTGCAGTCCGGGCGCGTGTGCGTGGCACGCACTGGTGCACGGGTGCCCCACGCTGTGCACTAATCGAGGGCGGACCCGTCTTTTGATTTTCACCGTGGTGCGTTTAAACCACGCCAAATCCGCGTGCGGGTGTGTCGAGCTTGGTCACCCCCGGGCCGCGTGCGAAGATAGCCACAGGTGCCGCGTCAGACGGAACCGTCCTTATCCGCTAAATTGCTTTACCCGAACATGACGACTCACCCCTTGGTAATCCGGTCCATGCGCTTCGCGCGCCGGATGGTCCGCCCGCTGATGGATCCCCATCGGCGCTATCAGTACGCCAAACTCATCCACGCCATCCGCGTCGCGGTGGGTATCCTGCTCACCATCATCTTCAATTCCATCGCGCAGCTGCCGCACGGGGAATGGTCGACCATCTCTCTGATCATCGTGATCGGCGGCCTGCAGCACCACGGCAACATCCGCAAGCGGGCGGCGGAACGCGCGCTGGGCACCATCATCGGCGCCGTCTACGGCCTGCTGATCATCCTGCAACAGTCCTATCTGGGGCTGTTCCCCCTGACCTATCTGCTGATGGCGGTGGGCTGCGGCGTCTGCGCGTATCACGCCATCGGCAAGGGCGGCTATATCGCGCTGCTGTCGGCGGTGACCCTGGTCATCGTGGCCGGCCACGGCGAGAATCAATTCGACGAAGGCCTCTGGCGCGCGATCAATGTGTTCATCGGCATCGTGGTGGCGCTGTTGCTGTCCTTCGCCCTGCCGCTCTATGCCACCTACTCGTGGCGCTTCAAGCTGGCCGACGCCCTGCGGGGCTCCGCAAGGGTCTACGAACGCATCACGCTGCAAGAGCCGATCTCCAACGAAGAGCACCTGAAGGAAATGGCGCGCCTGGGCAGCGCCCTGGTGCAGCTGCGTTCGATGATTCCCTCCGTGTCCAAGGAGGTGCACATGCCGGTGGCCAAGCTGGAGAGCGTGCAGCGCAGCTTACGGATCGTCATCAGCTGCCTGGAGATCCTGTCCACCGCCACGGTAGACCGTCCGGTCGACGCGGCGGGTGCGCCGGTGGTGCCGCCGGCCGGCTTGCGGCCCGCCAGTGGCGGACGCATCAGCGACACGCTGTACGGCATGGCGCGGGCGCTCAAGTCAGGATCGGTGCGGCGCCTGGCGCCCTATGCGCGCGGCGGCCCCCAGGACTACGCGGGGCTGTCGGGCGGCGGCACGGTGGCCAATATGCTGGCTTCCGAGGTCGAACAGATCCGGGCGACGCTGGCGGGCACCGCATCGCGCTGGGCGGTCTGACCGTTCCAGGCGCAGTCTGCGTGTTTAGCGAGCACCATGTTTCAAGTCATTGATCGGTAACGGTTAATCCAGGCTCTCACCAGGCTATCCCTAAGCTTGTCCACATTAATTGTTGATAAGCCGGACTGGTGCGCATTTTTTGACCGATTGCGTCGCGATGTGCCTGCCCGCCGGGCTTCCATCGCCAACTTGGGACGTTTTCGAGCATATGGAATCAAGTCCTTGATGCGCAAGGCATTTTGGGGCTTGTCCCAAAGCTGTCCCATACATATCCCTGGGCTTTTCCACACAAAGTGTTGATAACCTTGTGACGGCCCGTCGACTGGGCTGGGGATAAGCCCCATTTTCAGGCGAAGTGGGGACAAGTGCTCGACGAACGGTCCGATCCGGGCTCAAGCTACCGGATTCGGCCACTCGGAGGCGTTTGTGTGCCCACTTGCGACGTTTTCGAGCAGCGCATCCCAAGTCCTTGAACGGCAAGGCTATTTCCGCTTTCTCCCCTGGCTGTCCCATGGATATCCCGGGGCTTTTCCACACAAAGTGTTGATAACCCTGACGCGGCCGCGTTATCCCCAGGCATGGAACGCCTTCGCTTATAAGATGGCGGGTCGGGGTCGTTCGATCCACACAGACAGGAGACCACAATGCCCACACCCATTCAGGCTCGTCGCATCGTTCTGGCCGCTCGCCCGCAAGGCGAGCCCAAGGACTCGGACTTCCGCAGTGAAAGCTTCGCGCCGGGCGAACCTGCCCCGGGCCAGGTCTTGCTGGAATGCCTCTATCTTTCGCTCGACCCCTATATGCGTGGCCGCATGAGCGACGCCAAGTCTTACGCGCCCAGCGTCGCGCCGGGCCAGACCATCGTCGGGGAGGTGGTGGCGCGCGTGCTGGCCAGCGCATCGCCCGCCCATGCGGTGGGGGATCTCGTCCTGGCGCACGCGGGATGG is a window of Bordetella sp. N DNA encoding:
- a CDS encoding DUF1810 domain-containing protein, giving the protein MSDTHNLQRFVDAQAPVIDQVLEELRDGRKRSHWMWYVFPQLRGLGHSAMAQAYGITGLDEARAYLAHPVLGARLRECATLVAAVQGSGIHAIFGSPDDMKFRSCMTLFSYADPGEQAFQECLRKYFGGQVDALTEARLRREAGL
- a CDS encoding nitrate- and nitrite sensing domain-containing protein, producing MQKKKLAPPLRFLMAARQRELGRLEALTDLSRLVDLISQLVHSLQKERGLSNALLCDVGDTLLAEVTAQTRDSSAIEKHVREAWDLLVDPAGPAEHASVRLLSSIAHALQQLEQLETLREQVQRRAIAAETATGRYIGLIGALLAIVFELADSAIDADVTRALVALLNFIQGKELCGQERACGVVGFLNGYFTEERKAQMQTLVQAQERCFDAFRAHGGADNGQADAPAWQSVRELTETLARLRTIAARTSVEQQVDRQLSAAWFAAATARIDAMHLVERELIEALARLCQARISSTREELADHRVLLDQLSTAETGDGSGRVFSVQARPLNAPPEDNLGTGLQASVLDMLARQTARLADSEHQLAQARKALEERKYVERAKWVLVATLGVTEKDAHDQLQKAAMNTGQPLHVVAREVIERLGGKRAEPKRR
- the nirD gene encoding nitrite reductase small subunit NirD, with product MSALPVSAAAGWRRVCKRADLVAGSGVVALVDGEQIALFYIPDAAPAGAAVYALANKDPQSGANVIGRGIVGHLGGELVVASPMYKQHFRLRDGHCVEDAGQVLRVWPARLEGDDVDILIG
- the nirB gene encoding nitrite reductase large subunit NirB; amino-acid sequence: MTAPSTDPDRPILAIVGHGMVAHHCIEQLVANGALARYRIDIYGEESLPAYDRVHLSEYFAGRDAASLRLGSEADYQHEGLALHLGVKVTALDRAAHTLVTSAGPRRYDKLILATGSYPFVPPVDGAADTSRLVYRTLADLDEIRAAAAGARRGVVVGGGLLGLEAANALRQLGLEAHVVEFAPRLMPAQLDAEGSAALRARIEALGVHVHLSCATESIKAGQRYRHRMNFVGGEALETDLVVFSAGIRPRDELPKLSGLAMGARGGVAIDGSCRSSDPDIYAIGECAVWEGQVFGLVAPGYQMARAAASQLCGDGSVRFQGADMSTKLKLLGVDVGSIGDAHGVTPGARSYRYVDEAGASYRRVVVSEDGKRILGAILVGDNSYYDTLLQYTVNSMAAPAEPASLILPSTGGAPLLGADALPDSATICSCHNVSKGAVCGAIDAGCATLGDVKSCTKASTGCGGCTALLKQVFEHELTRRGVKVDKSLCEHFAYTRQELYSLVRVGAIDSFDELLHRHGRGSIGCDICKPVVASILASCWNKAIQDPKRVVLQDTNDMFMANMQKNGTYSVVPRIAGGEITPDKLVALGRIGQKYGLYTKITGGQRIDFFGAQLHELPDIWSELIEAGFETGHAYGKSTRTVKSCVGSTWCRYGVQDSVKMALTLENRYKGLRAPHKLKFAVSGCTRECAEAQSKDIGVIATERGWNLYVCGNGGMRPRHAELFATDLDDAGLLSTIDRLLMFYIRTADKLQRTSVWRESLEGGLDYLKEVILEDSLGLGAELEAQMQVVVDNYECEWANALSDPEKLKRFRTFVNQKGGDPDIVFVDERGQKRPADMLLPAAATAEPDAAAGTGGKKVIPLIEESVS
- a CDS encoding FUSC family protein; the protein is MTTHPLVIRSMRFARRMVRPLMDPHRRYQYAKLIHAIRVAVGILLTIIFNSIAQLPHGEWSTISLIIVIGGLQHHGNIRKRAAERALGTIIGAVYGLLIILQQSYLGLFPLTYLLMAVGCGVCAYHAIGKGGYIALLSAVTLVIVAGHGENQFDEGLWRAINVFIGIVVALLLSFALPLYATYSWRFKLADALRGSARVYERITLQEPISNEEHLKEMARLGSALVQLRSMIPSVSKEVHMPVAKLESVQRSLRIVISCLEILSTATVDRPVDAAGAPVVPPAGLRPASGGRISDTLYGMARALKSGSVRRLAPYARGGPQDYAGLSGGGTVANMLASEVEQIRATLAGTASRWAV